From the genome of Malus sylvestris chromosome 6, drMalSylv7.2, whole genome shotgun sequence, one region includes:
- the LOC126626660 gene encoding 3-isopropylmalate dehydratase small subunit 1-like, with amino-acid sequence MAGAATLSLSPNPSFTTSSSHKPSLSTPNFLKFPTLSPIPIKPLTHAPQSQIPISRATFTTRAAASPTPSTTFHGLCYVVSDNIDTDQIIPAEYLTLVPSNPSEYEKLGSYALCGLPGSYSTRFVDPGETRSKYSIIIGGANFGCGSSREHAPVALGAAGVAAVVAESYARIFFRNSVATGEVYPLESEGRVCEECKTGDVVSIELSESRLINHTTGKEYTLKPIGDAGPVIRAGGIFAYAREAGMIPTLTC; translated from the coding sequence ATGGCCGGCGCCGccactctctctctgtctccaaaccCTAGCTTCACCACCTCCTCCTCCCACAAACCCTCTCTGTCTACAcctaactttctcaaattcccAACCCTATCCCCCATCCCCATCAAACCCCTCACCCACGCCCCCCAATCCCAAATCCCAATCTCACGCGCCACCTTCACCACACGCGCAGCCGCCTCCCCAACCCCATCCACCACATTCCACGGCCTCTGCTACGTCGTCAGCGACAACATAGACACCGACCAGATCATCCCCGCCGAGTACCTAACCCTGGTCCCCTCCAACCCCTCCGAGTACGAGAAGCTCGGGTCTTACGCGCTCTGCGGCCTCCCCGGCTCCTACTCAACGCGCTTCGTGGATCCGGGAGAGACCAGGTCGAAGTACTCGATCATAATCGGGGGCGCCAACTTCGGGTGCGGGTCGTCGCGGGAGCACGCGCCGGTGGCGCTGGGAGCGGCGGGAGTGGCGGCGGTGGTAGCGGAGTCGTACGCGCGGATCTTCTTCAGGAACTCGGTGGCGACGGGGGAGGTGTACCCGCTGGAATCGGAGGGTAGGGTTTGCGAGGAGTGCAAGACGGGGGATGTGGTGAGCATTGAGTTGAGCGAGAGCCGTCTGATCAATCACACGACGGGGAAGGAGTACACGTTGAAGCCGATCGGGGACGCGGGCCCCGTGATTAGGGCTGGTGGGATCTTTGCTTATGCGAGGGAGGCTGGGATGATTCCTACTTTGACTTGTTAG
- the LOC126626661 gene encoding 60S ribosomal protein L15-1, with protein MGAYKYVSEIWRKKQSDVMRFLQRVRCWEYRQHPSIVRVTRPTRPDKARRLGYKAKQGYVVYRVRVRRGGRKRPVSKGIVYGKPTNQGVTQLKFQRSKRSVAEERAGRKLGGLRVLNSYWLNEDSTYKYFEVILVDVAHNAIRNDPRINWLCNPVHKHRELRGLTSAGKKYRGLRGKGHLYHKNRPSRRATWKRNTTLSLRRYR; from the exons ATGG GAGCCTACAAGTACGTGTCCGAGATATGGAGGAAGAAGCAGTCCGATGTGATGAGGTTCCTCCAGAGGGTCCGCTGCTGGGAGTATCGCCAACATCCCTCGATTGTCCGAGTCACAAGACCCACACGCCCTGATAAGGCACGTCGTTTGGGTTACAAGGCCAAGCAG GGTTATGTTGTTTACCGTGTCCGTGTGAGGCGTGGTGGTCGCAAGAGGCCTGTTTCCAAGGGTATTGTATATGGAAAGCCCACAAACCAGGGTGTGACACAACTCAAGTTCCAGCGTAGCAAGAGGTCTGTTGCTGAGGAGCGTGCAGGGCGCAAGTTGGGAGGCCTCAGGGTTCTCAACTCATACTGGCTCAATGAG GATTCGACCTACAAGTACTTTGAGGTTATCTTGGTTGATGTTGCTCACAATGCTATCAGGAATGACCCAAGAATCAACTGGCTTTGCAACCCTGTTCACAAGCACAGAGAGCTTCGTGGTCTTACTTCTGCTGGAAAGAAATACAGGGGTCTTCGTGGAAAGGGACATCTGTACCACAAGAACCGACCTTCTCGCAGAGCAACCTGGAAGAGAAACACCACCCTTTCACTCCGTCGTTACCGTTGA
- the LOC126626656 gene encoding phosphatidylserine decarboxylase proenzyme 1, mitochondrial — MEFRVSHGIPMFSGSSHLAYLHNQRHCFSSLKKLHKTAQARAFVNGGGGGSKGDSFLLPGATVATLLMLGVLHGRRMYEDRKAEEARENGAELEFQPDVKSKFLRLLPLRSISRCWGLLTSVEIPVSLRSHVYGAWARAFHSNLEEAALPLDEYASLREFFVRTLKEGSRPIDPDPRCLVSPVDGTVLRFGELREAGAMIEQVKGFSYSVFSLLGANSFLPMIAKGDMHEESSEPENTSREKNKKSWLRVSLASPKVWDPVSERPMNGLFYCVIYLKPGDYHRIHAPADWNVLVRRHFSGRLFPVNERATRTIRNLYVENERVVLEGLWKEGFMALAAIGATNIGSIELSIEPELQTNQARKKLLPSGPPEEQLYEPDGIGRMLKKGDEVAAFNMGSTVVLVFQAPISLSQEKRDSSSEFKFLVQRGDRVRVGEALGRWYDQ; from the exons ATGGAATTTAGGGTTTCACATGGAATCCCTATGTTCTCTGGCTCCTCACACCTCGCTTACCTCCATAACCAGCGTCACTGCTTCTCATCCCTCAAGAAACTCCATAAAACCGCTCAAGCCCGCGCTTTTGTCAATGGCGGAGGCGGTGGTTCTAAAG GTGATTCTTTTTTGTTGCCTGGTGCAACGGTGGCTACATTACTTATGCTCGGTGTTCTACATGGTCGTCGGATGTATGAAGACCGGAAG GCCGAGGAGGCACGAGAGAATGGAGCTGAACTTGAGTTTCAACCAGATGTAAAA TCTAAATTTTTAAGGTTGCTGCCTCTGCGCTCCATTTCCAGATGTTGGGGATTATTGACAAGTGTG GAAATTCCAGTCTCTCTCCGCTCGCATGTTTATGGAGCGTGGGCTCGGGCATTCCATTCAA ACTTGGAAGAAGCAGCTCTGCCACTGGATGAATACGCATCTTTACGAGAGTTCTTTGTTCGAACCTTGAAAGAGGGTTCCAGGCCTATTGACCCCGACCCACGATGTCTG GTTAGTCCTGTGGATGGTAcagtgttaagatttggggagCTTAGAGAAGCAGGAGCAATGATTGAACAAGTAAAAGGTTTTTCTTATTCTGTTTTTTCTCTGCTCGGTGCAAACTCATTTCTTCCTATGATAGCTAAAGGAGATATGCATGAGGAGAGTAGTGAACCAGAAAATACTTCCAGGGAGAAGAATAAAAAGTCATGGTTGAGAGTTTCATTGGCTTCCCCTAAAGTTTGGGACCCTGTGTCAGAACG TCCTATGAATGGCCTATTTTACTGTGTAATTTACTTGAAGCCTGGAGACTATCATCGTATTCATGCACCCGCTGATTGGAATGTTCTTGTCCGCCGTCACTTTTCGG GTCGTCTATTTCCTGTAAATGAACGTGCTACAAGAACAATCAGAAACCTTTATGTTGAAAATGAACGG GTTGTTCTTGAAGGTCTATGGAAAGAAGGATTTATGGCACTTGCTGCTATTGGAGCAACAAATATTGGTTCGATTGAG CTTTCCATTGAACCAGAACTTCAGACAAACCAGGCCAGAAAGAAGTTACTGCCCTCAGGGCCTCCAGAAGAACAGTTATACGAGCCTGATGGTATTGGTAGGATGCTCAAGAAAGGGGATGAG GTAGCCGCATTCAACATGGGATCAACTGTGGTGCTTGTCTTCCAGGCCCCCATATCACTATCACAAGAAAAACGGGATTCCTCATCAGAGTTCAAGTTTTTGGTGCAACGTGGGGATAGAGTCCGCGTCGGAGAAGCATTAGGGAGGTGGTATGATCAGTAA